One genomic region from Enterobacter hormaechei ATCC 49162 encodes:
- the sucA gene encoding 2-oxoglutarate dehydrogenase E1 component: MQNGAMKAWLDSSYLSGSNQSWIEQLYEDFLTDPDSVDANWRSMFQQLPGTGVKPDQFHSKTRDYFRRLAKDASRYSSAISDPDTNAKQVKVLQLINAYRFRGHQHANLDPLGLWQQERVADLDPAYHDLTEADFQESFNVGSFAIGKDTMKLGDLIDALKQTYCGSIGAEYMHITSTEEKRWIQQRIESVAGHANFSADEKKRFLSELTAAEGLERYLGAKFPGAKRFSLEGGDALVPMLKELIRHAGKSGTREVVLGMAHRGRLNVLVNVLGKKPQDLFDEFAGKHKEHLGTGDVKYHMGFSSDIETEGGQVHLALAFNPSHLEIVSPVVIGSVRARLDRLDEPSSNKVLPITIHGDAAVTGQGVVQETLNMSKARGYEVGGTVRIVINNQVGFTTSNPLDARSTPYCTDIGKMVQAPIFHVNADDPEAVAFVTRLALDFRNTFKRDVFIDLFCYRRHGHNEADEPSATQPLMYQKIKKHPTPRKIYADKLESEKVATLEDATEMVNLYRDALDAGECVVKELRPMNMHSFTWSPYLNHEWDESYPNKVEMKRLQELAKRISTVPEAIEMQSRVAKIYGDRQAMAAGEKLFDWGGAETLAYATLVDEGIPVRLSGEDAGRGTFFHRHAVVHNQSNGSTYTPLQHVHNGQGQFKVWDSVLSEEAVLAFEYGYATAEPRTLTIWEAQFGDFANGAQVVIDQFISSGEQKWGRMCGLVMLLPHGYEGQGPEHSSARLERYLQLCAEQNMQVCVPSTPAQVYHMLRRQALRGMRRPLVVMSPKSLLRHPLAVSSLEELANGTFLPAIGEIDELDPQAVKRVVMCSGKVYYDLLEQRRKNDQKDVAIVRIEQLYPFPHQAMQEVLKQYAHVHDFVWCQEEPLNQGAWYCSQHHFREVIPFGSALRYAGRPASASPAVGYMSVHQKQQQDLVNDALNVD, from the coding sequence ATGCAGAACGGCGCAATGAAAGCCTGGCTGGACTCTTCTTACCTCTCTGGTTCAAACCAGAGCTGGATAGAACAGCTCTATGAAGACTTCTTAACCGATCCTGACTCAGTGGACGCAAACTGGCGTTCCATGTTCCAGCAGTTGCCTGGTACAGGGGTCAAACCGGATCAATTCCATTCAAAAACACGTGATTATTTCCGTCGTCTGGCGAAGGATGCCTCACGTTACTCTTCTGCGATTTCCGACCCTGACACCAATGCGAAGCAGGTTAAAGTCCTGCAACTTATCAACGCTTATCGCTTCCGTGGTCACCAGCATGCGAATCTCGATCCGCTGGGACTGTGGCAGCAGGAACGTGTGGCGGATCTCGATCCGGCTTATCACGATCTGACCGAGGCCGATTTCCAGGAAAGCTTTAACGTAGGTTCTTTTGCCATCGGCAAAGACACGATGAAGCTGGGCGATCTGATTGACGCGCTCAAGCAAACCTACTGCGGCTCCATCGGCGCGGAATATATGCACATTACCTCCACCGAAGAGAAACGCTGGATCCAGCAGCGTATCGAATCCGTGGCAGGCCACGCGAATTTCTCAGCAGATGAGAAAAAACGTTTCCTCAGCGAACTGACCGCAGCGGAAGGCCTTGAGCGCTATCTGGGCGCGAAATTCCCGGGCGCAAAACGCTTCTCACTGGAGGGCGGCGATGCGTTAGTCCCGATGCTGAAAGAGCTGATTCGTCATGCCGGTAAGAGCGGCACGCGCGAAGTGGTGCTGGGCATGGCGCACCGTGGTCGTCTGAACGTGCTGGTTAACGTGCTGGGTAAAAAGCCGCAGGATCTGTTCGACGAATTTGCGGGTAAACATAAAGAGCATCTCGGCACCGGTGACGTGAAGTACCACATGGGCTTCTCGTCGGATATCGAAACCGAGGGCGGTCAGGTTCACCTGGCGCTGGCGTTTAACCCGTCGCACCTGGAAATCGTCAGCCCGGTAGTTATCGGTTCCGTGCGTGCGCGTCTGGATCGTCTGGACGAGCCGAGCAGCAATAAAGTGCTGCCAATCACCATTCACGGTGATGCGGCGGTCACAGGGCAGGGCGTGGTTCAGGAAACCCTGAACATGTCGAAAGCGCGTGGTTATGAAGTGGGCGGTACCGTTCGCATCGTGATCAACAACCAGGTGGGCTTCACCACCTCTAACCCGCTGGATGCGCGTTCCACCCCATACTGCACCGACATCGGTAAAATGGTTCAGGCGCCCATCTTCCACGTTAACGCGGATGACCCGGAAGCCGTTGCTTTCGTTACCCGTCTGGCGCTGGACTTCCGTAACACCTTCAAGCGCGACGTGTTCATTGACCTCTTCTGCTACCGCCGTCACGGCCACAACGAAGCCGACGAGCCAAGTGCAACCCAGCCGCTGATGTACCAGAAAATCAAAAAACACCCGACGCCGCGTAAAATCTACGCTGACAAGCTGGAAAGCGAAAAAGTGGCGACGCTCGAAGATGCGACCGAAATGGTCAACCTCTATCGCGACGCGCTGGACGCGGGTGAATGCGTGGTGAAAGAGCTGCGTCCAATGAACATGCACTCCTTTACCTGGTCGCCGTACCTCAACCACGAGTGGGACGAGAGCTACCCAAACAAGGTAGAGATGAAGCGTTTGCAGGAGCTGGCTAAACGCATCAGCACCGTGCCGGAAGCGATCGAGATGCAGTCCCGCGTGGCCAAAATCTATGGCGACCGTCAGGCAATGGCGGCGGGTGAGAAGCTGTTCGACTGGGGCGGTGCGGAAACGCTGGCTTACGCGACGCTGGTTGACGAAGGCATTCCGGTTCGTCTGTCCGGTGAAGATGCGGGTCGTGGCACCTTCTTCCACCGTCATGCGGTGGTGCACAACCAGTCTAACGGTTCAACGTACACTCCGCTTCAGCACGTGCATAACGGTCAGGGCCAGTTCAAGGTCTGGGACTCCGTGCTGTCAGAAGAAGCGGTGCTGGCCTTCGAATACGGCTACGCCACCGCAGAACCGCGCACCCTGACCATCTGGGAAGCGCAGTTCGGTGACTTTGCTAACGGTGCGCAGGTTGTTATCGACCAGTTCATCTCCTCCGGCGAGCAGAAGTGGGGCCGTATGTGCGGCCTGGTGATGCTGCTGCCGCACGGTTACGAAGGACAAGGGCCGGAGCACTCCTCCGCGCGTCTGGAACGTTATCTGCAACTCTGCGCCGAGCAGAACATGCAGGTTTGCGTGCCGTCCACCCCGGCTCAGGTCTACCACATGCTGCGTCGTCAGGCGCTGCGCGGTATGCGCCGTCCGCTGGTGGTGATGTCGCCGAAATCCCTGCTGCGCCATCCACTGGCGGTGTCCAGCCTGGAAGAGCTGGCAAACGGCACCTTCCTGCCAGCCATCGGAGAAATTGATGAGCTGGATCCGCAGGCCGTTAAGCGTGTGGTGATGTGTTCTGGTAAGGTTTATTACGACCTGCTGGAACAGCGCCGTAAGAACGATCAGAAAGATGTCGCCATCGTGCGTATCGAACAGCTTTATCCGTTCCCGCATCAGGCGATGCAGGAAGTGCTGAAACAGTACGCTCACGTTCATGATTTTGTCTGGTGCCAGGAAGAGCCGCTCAACCAGGGCGCCTGGTATTGCAGCCAGCATCATTTCCGTGAAGTGATTCCATTTGGGTCTGCTCTGCGTTATGCAGGTCGCCCGGCCTCCGCCTCTCCGGCGGTAGGGTATATGTCCGTTCACCAGAAGCAGCAACAAGATCTGGTCAATGACGCGCTGAACGTCGATTAA
- the sdhB gene encoding succinate dehydrogenase iron-sulfur subunit SdhB codes for MKLEFSVYRYNPDVDDAPRMQDYTLEAEEGRDMMLLDALIQLKEKDPTLSFRRSCREGVCGSDGVNMNGKNGLACITPISALQRPGQKIVIRPLPGLPVVRDLVVDMGQFYAQYEKIKPYLLNNGQNPPAREHLQSPEQREKLDGLYECILCACCSTSCPSFWWNPDKFIGPAGLLAAYRFLIDSRDTETETRLEGLSDAFSVFRCHSIMNCVSVCPKGLNPTRAIGHIKSMLLQRSA; via the coding sequence ATGAAACTCGAATTCTCAGTTTATCGTTATAACCCGGATGTAGACGATGCTCCGCGTATGCAGGATTACACCCTCGAAGCGGAAGAAGGTCGTGACATGATGCTGCTGGATGCCTTAATCCAGCTGAAAGAAAAAGATCCTACGCTGTCATTCCGACGCTCCTGCCGTGAAGGGGTATGTGGCTCAGACGGTGTGAACATGAACGGCAAAAATGGCCTGGCCTGTATCACGCCGATTTCAGCGCTACAGCGTCCTGGCCAGAAAATTGTGATCCGTCCTCTGCCTGGCCTGCCGGTCGTGCGTGATTTGGTGGTGGACATGGGACAATTCTATGCACAATATGAGAAGATTAAGCCTTACTTATTGAATAATGGGCAAAATCCACCCGCTCGCGAGCACTTACAGTCTCCTGAGCAGCGTGAAAAACTCGATGGGTTGTACGAGTGTATTCTCTGTGCATGCTGTTCAACGTCATGCCCGTCATTCTGGTGGAACCCGGATAAATTTATCGGCCCTGCGGGTCTGCTGGCTGCCTATCGCTTCCTGATCGACAGCCGCGATACCGAAACCGAGACTCGTCTGGAAGGGTTAAGTGATGCTTTCAGCGTATTCCGCTGCCATAGCATCATGAACTGCGTCAGTGTGTGTCCTAAGGGGCTGAACCCGACGCGCGCCATCGGCCATATTAAGTCGATGTTGTTGCAGCGCAGTGCGTAA
- the sdhA gene encoding succinate dehydrogenase flavoprotein subunit — MKLPVREFDAVVIGAGGAGMRAALQISQSGQTCALLSKVFPTRSHTVSAQGGITVALGNSHEDNWEWHMYDTVKGSDYIGDQDAIEYMCKTGPEAILELDHMGLPFSRLENGTIYQRPFGGQSKNFGGEQAARTAAAADRTGHALLHTLYQQNLKNHTTIFSEWYALDLVKNADGAVVGCTALCIETGEVVYFKARATVLATGGAGRIYQSTTNAHINTGDGVGMAIRAGVPVQDMEMWQFHPTGIAGAGVLVTEGCRGEGGYLLNKHGERFMERYAPNAKDLAGRDVVARSIMIEIREGRGCDGPWGPHAKLKLDHLGKEVLESRLPGILELSRTFAHVDPVKEPIPVIPTCHYMMGGIPTKVTGQALTVNEQGEDVVIPGLFAVGEIACVSVHGANRLGGNSLLDLVVFGRAVGLHLQESIAEQGALRDATDDEIDASLERLNRWNGNRNGEDPVEIRKALQECMQHNFSVFREGDAMAKGLEQLKAIRERLKNARLDDTSSEFNTQRVECLELDNLMETAFATAMSANFRTESRGAHSRFDFPDRDDENWLCHSLYLPESETMTRRSVNMEPKLRPAFPPKIRTY, encoded by the coding sequence ATGAAACTGCCAGTCAGAGAATTTGATGCTGTTGTGATTGGTGCGGGTGGCGCAGGTATGCGTGCCGCACTGCAAATTTCCCAGAGCGGCCAGACCTGTGCGCTGCTCTCTAAAGTTTTCCCGACCCGTTCCCACACTGTGTCTGCGCAGGGCGGTATCACCGTTGCGCTGGGTAATTCCCATGAAGATAACTGGGAATGGCACATGTACGATACGGTAAAAGGTTCCGATTACATCGGTGACCAGGATGCCATCGAATATATGTGTAAAACCGGCCCGGAAGCGATTCTGGAGCTGGATCATATGGGTCTGCCGTTCTCCCGTCTGGAAAATGGCACTATCTATCAGCGTCCGTTTGGCGGCCAGTCGAAGAACTTCGGCGGCGAACAGGCGGCACGTACCGCGGCGGCGGCTGACCGTACCGGCCACGCGTTGCTGCACACGCTGTATCAGCAGAACCTGAAAAATCACACCACCATCTTCTCCGAGTGGTACGCGCTGGATCTGGTGAAAAACGCCGATGGCGCCGTGGTGGGGTGTACCGCACTGTGCATTGAAACCGGTGAAGTGGTTTACTTCAAAGCCCGCGCAACCGTGCTGGCGACCGGCGGCGCAGGCCGTATCTATCAGTCCACCACCAACGCCCACATCAACACCGGTGACGGCGTTGGGATGGCGATCCGCGCGGGCGTGCCGGTGCAGGATATGGAGATGTGGCAGTTCCACCCAACCGGTATCGCCGGTGCGGGCGTACTGGTCACCGAAGGCTGCCGCGGTGAAGGTGGTTACCTGCTGAACAAACACGGCGAACGCTTCATGGAGCGTTATGCCCCGAATGCGAAAGACCTGGCGGGTCGTGACGTGGTGGCGCGTTCCATCATGATCGAAATCCGTGAAGGCCGCGGCTGTGACGGCCCTTGGGGTCCACACGCGAAGCTGAAACTCGACCATCTGGGTAAAGAAGTGCTGGAATCCCGACTGCCGGGCATTCTGGAACTGTCCCGCACCTTCGCCCACGTCGACCCGGTAAAAGAGCCGATTCCGGTTATCCCAACCTGTCACTACATGATGGGCGGTATTCCGACCAAAGTGACCGGTCAGGCGCTGACCGTGAACGAGCAGGGCGAAGACGTGGTGATTCCTGGCCTGTTCGCGGTAGGCGAAATTGCCTGCGTATCCGTTCACGGCGCAAACCGTCTGGGCGGCAACTCCCTGCTGGACCTGGTGGTATTCGGTCGTGCGGTGGGGCTTCATCTCCAGGAATCCATCGCCGAGCAGGGCGCGCTGCGTGATGCGACCGACGACGAAATCGATGCCTCTCTGGAACGCCTCAACCGCTGGAACGGCAACCGTAACGGCGAAGATCCGGTGGAAATTCGCAAAGCGCTGCAAGAGTGTATGCAGCACAACTTCTCGGTATTCCGTGAAGGTGACGCGATGGCCAAAGGGCTTGAGCAGCTGAAAGCGATCCGCGAGCGTCTGAAGAATGCCCGTCTGGACGACACCTCCAGCGAGTTCAACACCCAGCGCGTTGAGTGTCTGGAGCTGGATAACCTGATGGAAACCGCGTTTGCAACCGCCATGTCGGCAAACTTCCGTACCGAAAGCCGTGGCGCCCATAGCCGCTTCGACTTCCCGGATCGTGATGACGAAAACTGGCTGTGCCATTCCCTGTATCTGCCAGAGTCGGAAACCATGACGCGTCGTAGCGTTAACATGGAACCGAAACTGCGTCCGGCGTTCCCGCCGAAGATTCGTACTTACTAA
- the sdhD gene encoding succinate dehydrogenase membrane anchor subunit, with translation MVSNASALGRNGVHDFILVRATAIVLTLYIIYMIGFFATSGTLTWEIWSGFFGSAFTKVFTLLALFSILIHAWIGMWQVLTDYVKPLAIRLPLQLIIVVALLVYVIYGFVVVWGV, from the coding sequence ATGGTAAGCAACGCCTCCGCATTAGGACGCAACGGCGTACATGACTTCATTCTGGTCCGCGCTACCGCCATCGTCCTCACGCTGTACATCATCTATATGATCGGTTTCTTCGCGACCAGCGGGACGCTGACGTGGGAAATCTGGAGTGGTTTCTTCGGATCGGCCTTCACCAAAGTGTTCACCCTGCTGGCGCTGTTCTCCATCCTTATTCATGCCTGGATCGGCATGTGGCAGGTGTTGACCGATTACGTTAAACCGCTGGCGATTCGCCTTCCGCTGCAACTGATTATTGTTGTTGCTCTGCTGGTTTACGTCATTTATGGATTTGTTGTGGTGTGGGGTGTGTAA
- the sdhC gene encoding succinate dehydrogenase cytochrome b556 subunit — translation MWALFMIRNVKKQRPVNLDLKTIRFPVTAIASILHRVSGVITFVAVGILLWLLGTSLSSPEGFLQASAIMNSFFVKFIMWGILTALAYHVVGGVRHMLMDFGYLEETFEAGKRTANISFVITVVLSLLAGVLVW, via the coding sequence ATGTGGGCGTTATTCATGATAAGAAATGTGAAAAAACAAAGACCTGTCAATCTGGATCTCAAAACGATCCGATTCCCTGTAACAGCAATAGCGTCCATTCTGCACCGTGTTTCTGGTGTGATTACGTTTGTGGCGGTTGGTATCTTGCTGTGGTTACTGGGAACCAGCCTCTCATCCCCTGAAGGATTCCTCCAGGCCTCAGCCATTATGAACAGCTTCTTCGTGAAATTTATCATGTGGGGCATTCTGACCGCGCTGGCCTATCACGTTGTTGGCGGCGTTCGCCACATGCTGATGGACTTTGGCTACCTGGAAGAGACGTTCGAGGCCGGTAAACGTACCGCTAACATTTCATTTGTGATCACTGTCGTGCTTTCACTTCTCGCAGGAGTTCTCGTATGGTAA
- a CDS encoding citrate synthase: protein MADTKAKLTLNGDDAIELDVLKGTLGQDVIDIRTLGSKGVFTFDPGFTSTASCESKITYIDGDEGILLHRGFPIDQLATESNYLEVCYILLNGEKPTQAQYDEFKTTVTRHTMIHEQITRLFHAFRRDSHPMAVMCGITGALAAFYHDSLDVNNPRHRDIAAFRLLSKMPTMAAMCYKYSIGQPFVYPRNDLSYAGNFLRMMFSTPCEEYEVNPVLERAMDRILILHADHEQNASTSTVRTAGSSGANPFACIAAGIASLWGPAHGGANEAALKMLEEISSVEHIPEFVRRAKDKNDSFRLMGFGHRVYKNYDPRATVMRETCHEVLKELGTKDDLLEVAMELEHIALNDPYFIEKKLYPNVDFYSGIILKAMGIPSSMFTVIFAMARTVGWIAHWNEMHSEGMKIARPRQLYTGYEQRDFKSDIKR, encoded by the coding sequence ATGGCTGATACAAAGGCAAAACTCACCCTAAATGGTGATGATGCTATTGAACTGGATGTGCTAAAAGGCACGCTCGGTCAGGATGTTATTGATATCCGTACGCTGGGTTCCAAAGGGGTATTCACCTTTGATCCTGGATTCACCTCCACCGCATCTTGCGAATCCAAAATCACCTACATTGACGGTGACGAAGGTATCCTGCTCCATCGCGGCTTCCCCATCGATCAGTTAGCCACCGAATCCAACTATCTGGAAGTGTGCTACATCCTGCTGAACGGCGAAAAACCGACGCAGGCGCAGTACGATGAATTCAAAACCACCGTGACCCGTCACACCATGATCCATGAGCAGATCACCCGTCTGTTCCATGCGTTCCGTCGTGACTCTCACCCGATGGCGGTCATGTGCGGGATTACCGGTGCGCTGGCGGCGTTCTACCACGATTCTCTGGACGTGAATAACCCACGTCACCGTGATATCGCGGCGTTCCGTCTGCTGTCCAAAATGCCTACCATGGCGGCGATGTGTTACAAATACTCTATCGGTCAGCCGTTTGTGTACCCACGCAACGACCTCTCCTATGCGGGTAACTTCCTGCGCATGATGTTCTCCACGCCGTGCGAAGAGTACGAAGTAAACCCTGTGCTGGAACGCGCCATGGACCGTATTCTGATCCTGCACGCTGACCACGAACAGAACGCTTCTACCTCTACCGTCCGTACCGCAGGCTCTTCTGGCGCGAACCCGTTCGCCTGTATCGCCGCGGGTATTGCCTCCCTGTGGGGACCGGCGCACGGTGGCGCGAACGAAGCGGCGCTGAAGATGCTGGAAGAGATCAGCTCCGTGGAGCACATTCCTGAGTTCGTGCGCCGCGCGAAAGACAAGAATGACTCCTTCCGTCTGATGGGCTTCGGTCACCGTGTTTACAAAAACTACGACCCGCGCGCGACCGTTATGCGTGAGACCTGCCACGAAGTGCTGAAAGAGCTGGGCACCAAAGATGATCTGCTGGAAGTGGCGATGGAGCTGGAACACATCGCGCTGAACGACCCGTACTTCATCGAGAAGAAACTCTACCCGAACGTCGATTTCTACTCTGGCATTATTCTGAAAGCGATGGGTATTCCGTCCTCCATGTTCACCGTGATCTTCGCCATGGCGCGTACCGTGGGCTGGATTGCGCACTGGAACGAAATGCACAGCGAAGGCATGAAAATCGCCCGTCCTCGTCAGCTGTACACCGGCTACGAGCAGCGTGATTTTAAGTCTGATATTAAGCGCTAA
- the nei gene encoding endonuclease VIII — protein MPEGPEIRRAADSLEVAIKGKPLTHVWFAFPQLKPFESQLVGQTVTHIETRGKALLTHFSHTLTLYSHNQLYGVWRVVEADEQPQTTRVLRVRLQTAEKAILLYSASDIEMLTPEQLLTHPFLQRVGPDVLDMRLTASEVKARLLSPTFRNRQFSGLLLDQAFLAGLGNYLRVEILWEVGLAPQHKASQLSDEQLEALSHALLAIPRLSYNTRGVVDENKHHGALFRFKVFHRAGKKCERCGGVIEKATISSRPFYWCPGCQM, from the coding sequence ATGCCAGAAGGTCCGGAGATCCGCCGCGCGGCGGATAGCCTGGAGGTGGCGATAAAGGGCAAACCTCTGACTCACGTCTGGTTTGCTTTTCCTCAACTGAAACCGTTTGAATCACAACTGGTGGGGCAGACGGTGACCCACATTGAAACGCGCGGCAAAGCGTTACTCACCCACTTTTCCCATACCCTGACGTTATATAGCCACAATCAGCTTTACGGCGTCTGGCGGGTGGTGGAGGCGGACGAGCAACCGCAAACGACCCGCGTGCTGCGTGTAAGGCTACAAACGGCGGAAAAAGCTATCCTGCTTTACAGCGCCTCTGATATCGAAATGTTAACGCCGGAGCAGCTGCTGACGCATCCGTTCTTACAGCGTGTCGGGCCAGACGTGCTGGACATGCGCCTGACGGCGAGCGAGGTGAAAGCCCGGCTGTTATCCCCCACATTCCGCAACCGGCAGTTTTCCGGGCTGTTGCTCGATCAGGCATTTCTGGCGGGGCTGGGAAATTACCTGCGGGTGGAAATCCTCTGGGAAGTGGGGCTGGCGCCGCAGCACAAAGCGTCGCAGCTGAGCGATGAACAGCTGGAGGCGCTGTCGCACGCGTTACTGGCTATTCCGCGGCTGTCGTACAACACGCGTGGCGTGGTGGATGAGAACAAGCATCACGGGGCGCTGTTCCGCTTCAAGGTGTTTCATCGGGCGGGTAAAAAGTGCGAGCGGTGCGGTGGGGTGATTGAGAAGGCGACGATCTCTTCCAGACCGTTTTACTGGTGTCCTGGGTGCCAGATGTAA
- the pxpA gene encoding 5-oxoprolinase subunit PxpA, which produces MVKIDLNADLGEGSSADEALMTLVTSVNIACGFHAGDAQTMLESVRNAMNNGVAIGAHPSFPDRENFGRTAMDLPPETVYAQTLYQIGALEAIVRAENGALRHVKPHGMLYNQAAKDPALADAIARAVRDCNPQLILVGLAGSELIRAGERLGLTTRQEVFADRGYLPDGSLVPRTQAGALITDEAKALAQTLEMVRFGRVTSTEGTTANVQADTVCLHGDGEHALQFARRLRAAFSDEGILVSAE; this is translated from the coding sequence ATGGTAAAGATTGATTTAAATGCCGATCTGGGGGAGGGCAGTAGCGCCGATGAGGCGCTGATGACGCTGGTCACCTCGGTCAACATCGCCTGCGGCTTTCACGCGGGCGATGCGCAGACCATGCTGGAGAGCGTGCGCAATGCCATGAATAACGGCGTTGCGATTGGCGCTCACCCCAGCTTTCCCGACCGGGAGAACTTTGGCCGCACGGCGATGGATCTGCCGCCGGAGACGGTGTACGCGCAAACGCTCTATCAGATCGGCGCGCTGGAGGCGATAGTGCGCGCTGAGAATGGCGCGCTGCGCCACGTGAAGCCGCACGGCATGCTCTATAACCAGGCGGCGAAAGATCCGGCGCTGGCGGATGCCATTGCCCGCGCGGTGCGGGACTGTAATCCGCAACTGATTCTGGTGGGCCTGGCGGGCAGCGAGCTTATCCGTGCCGGAGAACGGCTGGGGCTGACGACGCGGCAGGAAGTGTTTGCCGATCGGGGATACCTGCCGGACGGCAGCCTGGTTCCGCGTACGCAGGCCGGTGCGCTGATTACCGACGAAGCTAAAGCACTGGCGCAAACGTTGGAGATGGTGCGCTTCGGGCGAGTAACCTCAACGGAGGGGACAACGGCAAACGTTCAGGCCGATACGGTGTGTTTACACGGCGACGGCGAGCATGCGCTCCAGTTTGCGCGACGCCTGCGGGCGGCGTTCTCGGACGAGGGCATTCTTGTCAGCGCTGAATAA
- the pxpC gene encoding 5-oxoprolinase subunit PxpC, translating to MLTLIRAGLYTSVQDAGRFGLRQSGVSYCGALDRPSLEIANLLVGNAGSTAALEITLGQCEIEFGEETWFALTGAGCDATLDGKAVWTGWRLRAKAGQRLTLKRPLHGVRSYLAVAGGIDVPEVLGSSSTDQKAGMGGHEGRLLRDGDRLRIKPSTRHFTTTQGVKQLLWGNVIRALPGPEYQEFDEAAKESFWRSPWKISPQSNRMGYRLQGQPLTRTTDRELLSHGLLPGVIQVPGNGQPIVLMNDAQTTGGYPRIACIIEADRYHLAQIPLGQPIHFVQCSLEEALKARQDQQRYLEQLAWRLDGKD from the coding sequence ATGTTAACGCTTATTCGCGCAGGGCTTTACACCTCGGTACAGGATGCCGGGCGTTTTGGGCTGCGCCAGTCCGGCGTGAGCTACTGCGGTGCGCTTGACCGTCCGTCGCTGGAGATTGCTAACCTGCTGGTTGGTAATGCAGGCAGCACGGCAGCGCTGGAAATTACGCTGGGCCAGTGTGAGATTGAATTTGGTGAGGAAACCTGGTTTGCCTTAACCGGTGCAGGCTGTGATGCGACGCTGGACGGCAAAGCGGTGTGGACCGGCTGGCGCCTGCGGGCGAAGGCCGGGCAGCGTTTGACGCTCAAGCGTCCGCTTCACGGCGTGCGTAGCTATCTTGCGGTGGCGGGGGGCATCGACGTGCCGGAGGTGTTGGGATCGTCCAGTACCGACCAGAAAGCAGGTATGGGCGGCCATGAAGGACGGCTGCTGCGCGACGGCGATCGTCTGCGAATAAAACCCTCAACGCGGCATTTCACCACCACGCAGGGTGTGAAACAGCTGCTGTGGGGGAACGTGATCCGCGCCTTACCGGGGCCGGAATACCAGGAGTTTGATGAAGCCGCGAAAGAGTCTTTCTGGCGCTCGCCGTGGAAGATCAGCCCGCAGAGCAACCGCATGGGTTACCGGCTTCAGGGCCAGCCGCTGACCCGCACGACTGACCGGGAGCTGCTTTCCCATGGCCTGCTGCCGGGCGTGATTCAGGTGCCGGGCAACGGGCAGCCCATCGTACTGATGAACGACGCGCAAACGACGGGTGGATATCCGCGTATTGCCTGCATTATCGAAGCGGATCGCTACCATCTGGCGCAAATTCCTCTCGGTCAGCCGATACATTTTGTGCAGTGTTCGCTGGAGGAGGCGTTGAAAGCCCGGCAGGATCAGCAGCGCTATCTCGAGCAGCTGGCGTGGAGGCTTGATGGTAAAGATTGA
- the pxpB gene encoding 5-oxoprolinase subunit PxpB, which translates to MQRARCYLLGETAVVLELEPPVTLATQKRIWRLAQRLPEMPGVVEAIPGMNNITVVLRDPHTGALDAIERLQRWWEESEALEPESRAIEIPVVYGGRGGPDLGVVAGHCGLTEKQVVELHSSVDYVVWFLGFQPGFPYLGGLSPQLHTPRRAEPRLSVPAGSVAIGGEQTGIYPLASPGGWQLIGHTSTPLFEPGQDAPILLRPGDTLRFIPQKEGVC; encoded by the coding sequence GTGCAGCGAGCGCGTTGTTATCTTCTGGGTGAAACCGCAGTGGTTCTGGAGCTTGAGCCGCCGGTGACGCTTGCCACGCAAAAGCGTATCTGGCGGCTGGCACAGCGTCTGCCTGAAATGCCGGGCGTGGTTGAAGCTATTCCGGGCATGAACAATATCACCGTGGTGCTACGCGATCCGCACACGGGGGCGCTGGATGCTATTGAGCGTCTGCAACGCTGGTGGGAGGAGAGCGAGGCGCTGGAGCCGGAATCGCGGGCAATTGAGATCCCCGTTGTCTATGGCGGCAGGGGAGGCCCCGACCTTGGCGTGGTGGCCGGGCACTGTGGATTAACGGAAAAGCAGGTTGTAGAGCTGCATAGCTCAGTCGACTATGTTGTCTGGTTTTTGGGATTTCAGCCGGGCTTTCCCTATCTGGGCGGGTTATCGCCCCAGCTGCATACGCCGCGGCGTGCTGAGCCGCGCCTGAGCGTACCGGCGGGCAGCGTGGCGATTGGTGGCGAGCAAACGGGAATTTATCCGCTCGCTTCACCGGGAGGCTGGCAGCTGATTGGGCACACCTCCACGCCGCTATTTGAACCAGGCCAGGACGCGCCGATACTCCTGCGTCCGGGAGATACCCTGCGCTTTATCCCGCAGAAGGAGGGGGTATGTTAA